The proteins below come from a single Bacillota bacterium genomic window:
- the leuS gene encoding leucine--tRNA ligase yields MPDYDFRGIEARWSRSWEEQGLYRTVVREDRPKFYALTMLPYPSGDLHIGHWYAMTPSDARARFLRMRGYNVLFPMGFDAFGLPAENAAIKRGVHPRVWTYRNIERMRAQLRSMGAMFDWSREVVTCEPEYYRWNQWFFLRMYERGLAYRKMAPVDWCPSCNTTLAREQVVGEDRRCERCDTPVVRRDLEQWFFRITAYADELLDFSKIEWPEPVVTMQRNWIGRSEGVEFEWQVAGRPELRFRTFTTRIDTLFGASFCVLAPEHPLVDAIVTPDRREEVERYRYKSSRESEIERLSTEHVRDGAFTGAYALHPFTDEKVPVWIADYVLLSYGTGAIMGVPAHDERDFDFARRYGLPIPVVIAPPDWDGQPLREAYTGPGRMVHSGEFTGLPNDEGWRRLAEAVEARGIGRRTVHYRMRDWLISRQRYWGTPIPIVYCERCGTVPVPDEQLPVLLPEEAEFLPTGESPLKRDEAFLHTACPRCGGPATRETDTMDTFVDSSWYWFRYLSPHERERPWDPKEAAYWLPVDQYTGGAEHAVMHLLYARFFTKVLRDLGLVDFDEPFLRLKNQGVVLGEDSQKMSKSRGNVVAPDELVERYGADVVRVYLMFMAPWEQGGPWSSKGIEGAHRFLNRVWRVALAALGEAPEGPAAGEAEEAGERVTEAELLRAMHRAVQRVTADMERFDFNTAVAALMELTNLLMRAAQQGLARSDAYRRAVERLLLCLAPMAPFVTEELWHRLGHAGSIHLERWPEVDPAALVEEQVLVVVQVNGRVRERISVPRGLPEEELARRALESVRDRPYVAGKPVRRLITVPDKLVNVVVG; encoded by the coding sequence GTGCCCGACTACGACTTCCGGGGCATCGAGGCCAGGTGGTCGCGGAGCTGGGAGGAGCAGGGACTCTACCGCACCGTCGTCCGCGAGGACCGCCCCAAGTTCTACGCGCTGACCATGCTTCCTTATCCCAGCGGCGACCTGCACATCGGCCACTGGTACGCCATGACGCCCTCGGACGCCCGCGCGCGCTTCCTGCGCATGCGCGGCTACAACGTCCTCTTCCCCATGGGCTTCGACGCCTTCGGCCTGCCGGCCGAGAACGCCGCCATCAAGCGCGGCGTCCACCCGCGCGTCTGGACCTACCGGAACATCGAGCGGATGCGCGCGCAGCTCCGCTCCATGGGCGCCATGTTCGACTGGAGCCGCGAGGTGGTCACCTGCGAGCCCGAGTACTACCGCTGGAACCAGTGGTTCTTCCTGCGCATGTACGAGCGCGGGCTCGCCTACCGGAAGATGGCGCCGGTGGACTGGTGCCCCAGCTGCAACACCACGCTGGCGCGCGAACAGGTGGTGGGGGAGGACCGGCGCTGCGAGCGCTGCGACACCCCGGTCGTCCGCCGCGACCTGGAGCAGTGGTTCTTCCGCATCACCGCCTACGCGGACGAGCTGCTCGACTTCTCCAAGATTGAGTGGCCGGAGCCCGTCGTCACCATGCAGCGCAACTGGATCGGGCGCTCGGAGGGCGTCGAGTTCGAGTGGCAGGTGGCGGGGCGGCCCGAGCTGCGCTTCCGCACCTTCACCACGCGCATCGACACCCTCTTCGGCGCCTCCTTCTGCGTGCTGGCGCCCGAGCACCCCCTGGTCGACGCGATCGTCACCCCCGACCGGCGCGAGGAAGTGGAGCGCTACCGCTACAAGAGCTCGCGCGAGTCCGAGATCGAGCGCCTCTCCACCGAGCACGTGCGCGACGGCGCCTTCACCGGCGCCTACGCGCTCCACCCCTTCACCGACGAGAAGGTGCCCGTCTGGATCGCCGACTACGTCCTCCTCTCCTACGGGACCGGCGCCATCATGGGGGTGCCCGCCCACGACGAGCGCGACTTCGACTTCGCCCGCCGCTACGGCCTGCCCATCCCGGTGGTCATCGCGCCGCCGGACTGGGACGGCCAGCCGCTCCGGGAGGCGTACACGGGCCCGGGGCGGATGGTCCACTCGGGCGAGTTCACCGGGCTCCCCAACGACGAGGGCTGGCGGCGCCTGGCCGAAGCCGTGGAGGCGCGGGGGATCGGGCGGCGCACCGTCCACTACCGCATGCGCGACTGGCTGATCAGCCGGCAGCGCTACTGGGGGACGCCCATCCCCATCGTCTACTGCGAGCGCTGCGGCACGGTTCCCGTGCCGGACGAGCAGCTGCCGGTGCTCCTGCCCGAGGAGGCGGAGTTCCTGCCCACGGGCGAGTCGCCGCTCAAGCGCGACGAGGCCTTCCTGCATACCGCCTGCCCGCGCTGCGGCGGCCCGGCGACGCGCGAGACGGACACCATGGACACCTTCGTCGACTCCAGCTGGTACTGGTTCCGCTACCTGAGCCCGCACGAGCGCGAGCGGCCCTGGGATCCGAAGGAGGCGGCCTACTGGCTGCCGGTGGACCAATACACCGGCGGCGCCGAGCACGCGGTGATGCACCTGCTCTACGCGCGCTTCTTCACCAAGGTGCTGCGCGACCTGGGCCTGGTCGACTTCGACGAGCCCTTCCTGCGCCTGAAGAACCAGGGCGTGGTGCTGGGCGAGGACAGCCAGAAGATGTCCAAGTCGCGCGGCAACGTGGTGGCGCCCGACGAGCTGGTGGAGCGTTACGGCGCCGACGTGGTCCGCGTCTACCTGATGTTCATGGCGCCCTGGGAGCAGGGCGGGCCCTGGAGCTCCAAGGGGATCGAGGGCGCGCACCGCTTCCTCAACCGCGTCTGGCGGGTCGCGCTGGCGGCGCTGGGCGAGGCCCCGGAGGGGCCGGCCGCCGGCGAGGCGGAGGAGGCGGGGGAGCGGGTGACGGAGGCGGAGCTGCTCCGCGCCATGCACCGCGCGGTCCAGCGGGTGACCGCCGACATGGAGCGCTTCGACTTCAACACGGCTGTGGCCGCGCTCATGGAGCTGACCAACCTCCTCATGCGCGCGGCGCAGCAGGGCCTGGCCCGGAGCGACGCCTACCGCCGGGCGGTGGAGCGGCTCCTCCTCTGCCTGGCGCCCATGGCGCCCTTCGTCACCGAGGAGCTCTGGCACCGGCTGGGTCATGCCGGCTCGATCCACCTGGAGCGCTGGCCCGAGGTCGACCCCGCCGCCCTGGTGGAGGAACAGGTGCTGGTGGTGGTCCAGGTGAACGGCCGCGTCCGCGAGCGGATCTCCGTCCCGCGCGGGCTCCCGGAGGAGGAGCTGGCGCGCCGCGCCCTGGAGTCGGTGCGCGACCGCCCCTACGTGGCGGGGAAGCCGGTGCGGCGCCTGATCACCGTCCCGGATAAACTGGTCAACGTGGTCGTCGGCTAG